One window of Polynucleobacter sp. HIN5 genomic DNA carries:
- a CDS encoding c-type cytochrome: MNTQSLRISIKVLIPALALTLAAPAMAQFAKPEDAIKYRQSAFALMGAHMGRLAAVVKGEVPYNKEDVVRNAAIISTLSSMPWQAFGPGTEGGKAEPAIWKESAKFKTASDRMQAAVAELNTAAQSGNPENLKKALGATSQTCKACHDDFRKK, translated from the coding sequence ATGAATACTCAATCACTTCGCATTTCCATTAAAGTTCTTATCCCAGCCCTTGCCCTTACCCTGGCTGCCCCAGCGATGGCCCAATTTGCTAAGCCAGAGGATGCCATCAAATATCGCCAAAGCGCCTTTGCCCTGATGGGCGCCCATATGGGCAGGCTTGCTGCGGTGGTGAAAGGTGAGGTTCCTTACAACAAAGAGGATGTGGTCCGCAATGCCGCCATCATTAGCACGCTCTCAAGCATGCCTTGGCAAGCATTTGGTCCTGGCACCGAAGGTGGCAAGGCTGAACCAGCTATTTGGAAGGAAAGCGCCAAATTCAAGACAGCATCTGATCGGATGCAAGCTGCCGTTGCAGAGCTCAATACTGCGGCCCAATCGGGCAATCCGGAGAACTTGAAAAAGGCTCTAGGGGCAACAAGTCAAACCTGTAAAGCCTGTCACGACGATTTCCGCAAGAAATAA
- a CDS encoding site-2 protease family protein, producing MISDYSIQAIAINAIPLVFAITIHEAAHGYAAKRFGDNTAFLLGRVTLNPIKHIDPIGTVLIPIALILANSPFLVGYAKPVPVRFDHLRNPRIDMIWVALAGPGSNFFQAIAWAVAWIVLQGSGINEPFLISMAKAGVFWNIGLLVFNLFPLPPLDGGRILAGLLPYRQALLLSKLEPWGFFIVLGLVFTGVISQWWMAPLSEFFISIVRGLTYPIRMIFGA from the coding sequence ATGATTTCTGACTATTCTATCCAAGCTATTGCAATTAATGCGATTCCCTTGGTTTTTGCCATTACGATTCATGAGGCTGCTCATGGCTATGCAGCCAAACGCTTTGGCGACAACACGGCTTTTCTTCTTGGTCGCGTCACACTAAATCCTATCAAACATATTGACCCGATTGGCACCGTTTTAATCCCCATAGCACTGATTTTGGCAAACTCCCCTTTCTTAGTCGGCTACGCCAAACCGGTTCCAGTACGCTTTGATCATCTACGCAACCCTCGGATCGATATGATTTGGGTGGCGCTCGCCGGGCCTGGCTCTAATTTTTTTCAGGCGATCGCTTGGGCTGTTGCCTGGATCGTGCTTCAAGGGTCAGGTATTAATGAGCCGTTTTTGATCTCCATGGCCAAAGCAGGCGTCTTTTGGAATATTGGCCTCTTGGTCTTTAATTTATTTCCCCTCCCCCCATTAGATGGTGGACGTATTCTGGCAGGGTTGTTGCCGTACCGCCAAGCTCTGCTATTAAGCAAATTAGAGCCCTGGGGCTTTTTTATTGTCTTGGGCCTCGTGTTTACCGGAGTTATTTCTCAATGGTGGATGGCTCCTTTGAGTGAGTTTTTTATCTCAATCGTTCGGGGCCTCACCTACCCCATCAGGATGATTTTTGGCGCTTAG